The Microbacterium sp. Nx66 genome contains a region encoding:
- the speB gene encoding agmatinase, with amino-acid sequence MTDNIGPVDASVNPRYSGIATFARLPRIEDVPRADIAVVGIPFDSGVSYRPGTRFGPSHVRESSRLLRPYNPAQDVSPFQLAQVVDAGDIPVNPFDLTEAVTEVERAALALGERVQRIVTIGGDHTVALPLLRAVAAKHGPVAVLHFDAHLDTWDTYFGAPITHGTPFRRASEEGLIDLTASCHVGTRGPLYSQQDLEDDERLGFSIVSSEYIEEHGVEAAIDRILTRIGDKPLYVSIDIDVLDPAHAPGTGTPEAGGLTSRELLRILRALRDRDIVGADVVEVSPAYDHAQMTGIAASHVVYELVTLLAARLAS; translated from the coding sequence ATGACCGACAACATCGGCCCCGTCGACGCCTCCGTGAACCCGCGGTACTCCGGCATCGCCACCTTCGCCCGCCTGCCCCGCATCGAGGACGTGCCGCGCGCCGACATCGCCGTGGTCGGCATCCCGTTCGACTCCGGTGTGAGCTACCGCCCCGGCACCCGCTTCGGCCCGTCCCACGTGCGGGAGTCGTCTCGACTGCTGCGGCCCTACAACCCCGCGCAGGATGTGTCGCCGTTCCAGCTGGCGCAGGTGGTGGACGCGGGGGACATCCCCGTGAACCCCTTCGACCTCACGGAGGCCGTCACCGAGGTCGAGCGTGCAGCGCTGGCGCTGGGCGAGCGGGTGCAGCGCATCGTCACGATCGGCGGCGACCACACGGTGGCCCTGCCCCTGCTGCGTGCGGTGGCCGCGAAGCACGGACCCGTCGCCGTCCTGCACTTCGACGCGCATCTCGACACGTGGGACACCTACTTCGGGGCGCCCATCACGCACGGCACCCCCTTCCGGCGCGCGAGCGAGGAGGGGCTGATCGACCTCACGGCGAGCTGCCACGTCGGCACCCGCGGCCCCCTGTACTCCCAGCAGGATCTCGAGGACGACGAGCGCCTCGGCTTCTCCATCGTCTCCAGCGAGTACATCGAGGAGCACGGGGTGGAGGCGGCGATCGACCGCATCCTCACCCGCATCGGCGACAAGCCGCTGTACGTCTCGATCGACATCGACGTGCTCGACCCCGCGCACGCGCCCGGCACGGGGACCCCCGAGGCGGGAGGGCTCACGAGCCGCGAGCTGCTGCGCATCCTCCGTGCCCTGCGCGACCGCGACATCGTCGGCGCGGACGTGGTGGAGGTGTCGCCCGCCTACGACCACGCCCAGATGACCGGTATCGCCGCGAGCCACGTCGTCTACGAGCTGGTGACCCTTCTGGCGGCCCGCCTCGCCTCCTGA
- a CDS encoding thiamine pyrophosphate-binding protein, with product MSTDISGDDRYTDTAGRAVLETIRGYGVTAIFGIPGTHNLEFYRPLADLGIRAVTNRHEQGSGYGADGWSQQTGLPGVVITTSGPGLQNAMSAIGTAFCESRPLIVLSPGVPLGAEFADVGTLHETKDATAMVGAIAEWSRRVSSAAEAVQAVHDAFHLFRTGRPRPVHIEIPLDVLEGTAEVPAEDRRPRSMPDRISGDPIALAEAARLLSAARTPVIVAGGGAVDAAHQIVAVAERLGAPVLTTLNGKAVLDERHPLSLGSNLRLAAARAVAEDADVLLVIGSKLGEAELWAPRLEARGAVIRIDISPEQRDKNLAATVGLTGDAAAVTDALLPLLPDAARAARDLTTERAALEAESRATAPDTVALAEVIATALPVDAIVAGDSSQIVYLALGSVLRQEHPHSLLYTPTYATLGYGLPAAIGAAVAQTERPVVTVIGDGALMFCVNELATAVEQRLDVTVVCVDNGGYAEIRQNELDRGMAPIGVDLVQPDWAALATAFGATGRRVASRADIAPSIRAAIADGGVQLVHIPQHAL from the coding sequence ATGAGCACCGACATCAGCGGAGACGACCGGTACACCGACACCGCGGGCCGCGCGGTCCTGGAGACCATCCGCGGCTACGGGGTCACCGCGATCTTCGGCATCCCCGGCACGCACAACCTGGAGTTCTACCGCCCCCTCGCCGACCTCGGCATCCGCGCTGTGACGAACCGCCACGAGCAGGGATCGGGGTACGGCGCCGACGGCTGGTCCCAGCAGACCGGCCTTCCCGGTGTGGTGATCACCACCTCCGGTCCCGGCCTGCAGAACGCGATGAGCGCCATCGGCACCGCGTTCTGCGAGTCGCGACCACTCATCGTCCTGTCCCCGGGCGTGCCGCTCGGGGCGGAGTTCGCCGACGTCGGCACGTTGCACGAGACGAAGGACGCCACGGCCATGGTCGGTGCGATCGCCGAGTGGTCGCGGCGGGTGTCGTCCGCGGCGGAGGCGGTGCAGGCCGTGCACGACGCGTTCCACCTCTTCCGCACCGGCCGCCCCCGACCCGTGCACATCGAGATCCCGCTCGACGTTCTGGAGGGGACCGCCGAGGTGCCCGCGGAGGACCGGAGGCCGCGGTCGATGCCCGACCGCATCTCCGGAGACCCGATCGCGCTCGCCGAGGCCGCCCGACTGCTGTCCGCCGCCCGCACCCCGGTGATCGTCGCCGGAGGGGGCGCGGTGGACGCCGCGCACCAGATCGTCGCGGTGGCCGAGCGGCTCGGCGCCCCCGTGCTCACGACCCTGAACGGCAAGGCCGTGCTCGACGAGCGGCATCCGCTGTCGCTCGGATCGAACCTGCGTCTGGCCGCCGCCCGCGCCGTGGCCGAGGACGCCGACGTGCTCCTCGTGATCGGCTCGAAGCTGGGCGAGGCGGAGCTCTGGGCACCGCGGCTCGAGGCGCGCGGTGCGGTGATCCGCATCGACATCTCCCCGGAGCAGCGTGACAAGAACCTCGCGGCGACCGTCGGCCTCACGGGAGACGCGGCCGCGGTGACCGACGCCCTCCTGCCGCTGCTGCCGGATGCCGCCCGGGCCGCCCGCGACCTCACGACCGAGCGGGCCGCGCTCGAGGCCGAGTCGCGGGCGACAGCACCGGACACCGTGGCGCTCGCCGAGGTCATCGCCACCGCCCTCCCCGTCGACGCGATCGTCGCTGGCGACTCCTCTCAGATCGTCTATCTGGCGCTCGGCAGCGTGCTGCGGCAGGAGCATCCGCACTCCCTCCTCTACACGCCGACCTACGCCACGCTCGGCTACGGCCTCCCCGCCGCGATCGGTGCGGCGGTCGCGCAGACGGAGCGCCCCGTCGTCACCGTCATCGGCGACGGCGCCCTGATGTTCTGCGTGAACGAGCTCGCCACCGCCGTCGAGCAGCGCCTCGACGTCACCGTGGTGTGCGTGGACAACGGCGGGTACGCCGAGATCCGGCAGAACGAACTCGACCGCGGGATGGCGCCCATCGGCGTCGACCTCGTCCAGCCGGACTGGGCCGCGCTGGCCACCGCCTTCGGGGCGACCGGGCGGCGGGTGGCGTCGCGTGCCGACATCGCCCCGAGCATCCGCGCGGCCATCGCCGACGGCGGGGTGCAGCTCGTGCACATCCCGCAGCACGCCCTCTGA
- a CDS encoding amidohydrolase: MRKLTPFDRSAQAAPALITARAIHTADASDTTATAMLTDRGRIVALGTAAECEDVAARAGLTPERVDLGEAVVVPGFVDAHAHPLMFGQMMTWVDCGPEKAGSIPEIVALLKAAAADLPAGRPVRGYGYEQRNLAEKRHPTRFELDEVAADREVYLMNASGHGGVVNSYTLDLNGVDRDTPNPDGGEFFRDADGELTGELSDAACNILTGVHGVKIGHHGPNFHLADEPEEHLRQLDAATQRFLAGGVTSIGDCQVTRREFDMYLRLAEAGRLELRVSMYLLSHLLDEALEMGLVGQFGNAHLSFAGIKFYADGTLGGWTAYFPDGYVGDPCRTGQLYHEPADYAELIRKAHAAGLQTATHAQSPTAIEMVVSAVEAALAERPDADARHRIEHCGLPTPAQIERMAVAGIRPVNQTQHYFNWGEGVEEAIGTPGERFNPLGEFERAGVPMTISSDAPVAEPIPLEAIQTAVTRVTRRGHQLGPDDLRISAIAALRAHTIEGAVSIGREDDLGSLEPGKYADFAVLSGDPLAVPAEEIAAIEVRETWVDGVRRHAV, from the coding sequence GCCGCTCCAGCCCTCATCACCGCGCGGGCGATCCACACGGCGGACGCCTCCGACACGACGGCGACCGCGATGCTGACCGACCGGGGGCGCATCGTCGCCCTCGGCACGGCGGCGGAGTGCGAGGACGTGGCGGCGCGGGCGGGCCTCACCCCGGAGCGCGTCGACCTGGGGGAGGCGGTCGTCGTCCCCGGCTTCGTGGACGCACACGCGCATCCGCTGATGTTCGGGCAGATGATGACGTGGGTGGACTGCGGCCCCGAGAAGGCGGGGAGCATCCCGGAGATCGTGGCCCTGCTGAAGGCCGCGGCCGCCGACCTCCCCGCCGGACGCCCGGTGCGCGGCTACGGCTACGAGCAGCGCAACCTCGCCGAGAAGCGGCACCCCACCCGCTTCGAGCTCGACGAGGTGGCCGCCGACCGCGAGGTGTACCTCATGAACGCCTCCGGTCACGGCGGCGTGGTGAACTCGTACACGCTCGACCTCAACGGCGTCGACCGGGACACCCCGAACCCGGACGGCGGCGAGTTCTTCCGCGACGCCGATGGTGAGCTGACCGGTGAACTCTCGGATGCGGCGTGCAACATCCTCACCGGCGTGCACGGGGTGAAGATCGGCCATCACGGCCCGAACTTCCACCTCGCGGACGAGCCGGAGGAGCACCTGCGGCAGCTCGACGCGGCGACGCAGCGATTCCTCGCGGGCGGCGTCACCTCGATCGGCGACTGCCAGGTCACGCGGCGCGAGTTCGACATGTATCTGCGGCTGGCCGAGGCCGGGCGGCTCGAGCTTCGGGTGTCGATGTATCTGCTGTCGCACCTGCTCGACGAGGCGCTGGAGATGGGTCTCGTCGGACAGTTCGGCAACGCCCACCTGAGTTTCGCCGGCATCAAGTTCTACGCCGATGGCACCCTGGGCGGCTGGACCGCGTACTTCCCGGACGGCTACGTGGGCGACCCCTGCCGCACCGGCCAGCTCTACCACGAGCCCGCCGACTACGCGGAGCTCATCCGCAAGGCGCATGCGGCCGGGCTGCAGACCGCGACGCACGCCCAGTCGCCCACCGCGATCGAGATGGTCGTGTCGGCGGTCGAGGCGGCCCTTGCGGAGCGTCCGGACGCCGACGCCCGGCACCGCATCGAGCACTGCGGCCTGCCCACGCCCGCGCAGATCGAGCGGATGGCGGTCGCCGGCATCCGTCCCGTCAACCAGACCCAGCACTACTTCAACTGGGGCGAGGGTGTGGAGGAGGCCATCGGCACCCCCGGCGAGCGCTTCAACCCTCTCGGGGAGTTCGAGCGCGCCGGCGTGCCCATGACGATCTCGTCGGATGCCCCGGTCGCCGAGCCCATCCCCCTGGAGGCGATCCAGACCGCGGTCACCCGGGTCACTCGTCGCGGACACCAGCTCGGCCCGGACGACCTGCGCATCTCCGCGATCGCGGCGCTCCGAGCGCACACGATCGAGGGCGCGGTGTCGATCGGACGGGAGGACGACCTCGGCTCGCTGGAGCCGGGCAAGTACGCCGACTTCGCGGTGCTCTCGGGCGACCCGCTCGCGGTGCCTGCCGAGGAGATCGCCGCGATCGAGGTCCGTGAGACCTGGGTCGACGGCGTCCGTCGCCACGCGGTGTGA